Proteins found in one Xyrauchen texanus isolate HMW12.3.18 chromosome 30, RBS_HiC_50CHRs, whole genome shotgun sequence genomic segment:
- the LOC127623616 gene encoding transcription factor GATA-4-like: MRQIQPNWNNRGGRSPVDMYQGGTMSTNHGPASYEPSFLHNAASAATSPVYVPTTRVTPMIPALPYLQTSQQSSPVSGHSAWAQPGADTVASYNSTGAHHHSPVSRFSFSTSPPLSSGARETATFTSPLNITTNGREHFGSRGLSGSYHSGYPAYMSPNIGGSWAASHFDSSVLHNLHTGGPGNATRHPNLEFFDDFAEGRECVNCGAMSTPLWRRDGTGHYLCNACGLYHKMNGINRPLIKPQRRLSASRRVGLSCTNCHTTTTTLWRRNAEGEPVCNACGLYMKLHGIPRPLAMKKEGIQTRKRKPKNVNKSTPGTAGSDGQIPSSAVNSSPIEEPRAIKTEPDTVSLYTYHHMHTQVSAIPTYMGTQSGSSALKLSPSGSSTSKSEAWNSLLLA, encoded by the exons ATGCGCCAGATCCAGCCAAACTGGAATAATCGGGGTGGACGGTCACCTGTGGACATGTATCAAGGCGGAACGATGTCCACCAACCACGGACCCGCGTCCTACGAGCCCAGTTTCCTCCATAACGCCGCCTCTGCGGCCACTTCACCGGTGTACGTGCCCACCACCCGGGTGACCCCGATGATACCGGCCCTGCCGTACCTCCAGACGTCCCAGCAGAGCAGCCCAGTGTCGGGTCACTCGGCCTGGGCGCAGCCGGGCGCGGACACGGTCGCCTCGTACAACTCCACCGGAGCGCACCATCATTCCCCGGTGTCCAGGTTCTCCTTTTCCACGAGTCCTCCGTTAAGCTCCGGGGCCCGAGAGACTGCGACCTTCACGAGCCCATTAAACATCACCACCAACGGGCGGGAGCACTTCGGTTCACGGGGTCTGAGTGGCTCGTATCATAGCGGGTACCCGGCCTACATGAGCCCGAACATCGGAGGCTCTTGGGCGGCTTCGCACTTCGACAGTTCCGTGCTGCACAACCTCCACACCGGCGGACCGGGCAATGCCACGAGACACCCAAATTTAG AGTTTTTTGATGACTTTGCAGAGGGCCGTGAGTGTGTGAACTGTGGGGCGATGTCCACTCCGCTCTGGCGGCGGGACGGGACGGGTCACTATCTGTGTAACGCCTGTGGACTCTACCACAAAATGAACGGAATAAACCGTCCGCTCATTAAACCTCAAAGACGATTG TCTGCGTCCAGGCGGGTGGGTTTGTCGTGCACGAACTGTCACACGACCACGACTACACTTTGGAGACGTAATGCAGAGGGTGAACCGGTGTGCAACGCTTGCGGTCTCTACATGAAACTCCATGGG ATTCCTCGTCCTCTTGCCATGAAGAAGGAGGGAATTCAGACGCGCAAACGCAaacccaaaaatgtcaacaagTCCACACCTG GAACCGCTGGTTCTGATGGTCAGATCCCATCCAGTGCTGTGAACTCCAGTCCAATAGAAGAACCACGAGCCATTAAGACAGAACCAGACACAGTGTCACTCTATACATACCATCATATGCACACACAG